Proteins from a single region of Hordeum vulgare subsp. vulgare chromosome 6H, MorexV3_pseudomolecules_assembly, whole genome shotgun sequence:
- the LOC123406312 gene encoding GDSL esterase/lipase EXL3-like, which translates to MEAKSSAALISLVLLLAVATGGVSGRTTYTGSSSAGTTGKKQVGHGNGVKPTPQTKKVPALVVFGDSIVDPGNNNDIHTIIKANFPPYGHDFGADHRPTGRFCNGRIPTDFIASKLGLKYLLPAYLQQSPNLTAHDLLTGVSFASGGTGYDPLTAQLASVISMTDQLRMFHDYKAKVRALAGDAALSEILSKGVFAVCAGSDDVANTYFTMRARSSYSHADYASLIVSHASAFLNGLLAAGARRVAIISMPPIGCVPSQRTLSGGMARGCSSGHNEIAEMINAGMGTAVESLKARHPGAKVVLMDIYGFLMDMMLRPQGYGFKESTLGCCGTGMMEVSVLCNGVTSAVCGHVADYLFWDSYHPTEKAYGILVDFVYDNYLKELID; encoded by the coding sequence ATGGAGGCCAAGAGCTCCGCTGCTTTGATCTCGCTCGTGCTGCTGCTGGCGGTGGCCACCGGTGGTGTTTCCGGCCGAACCACGTACACAGGAAGCAGCTCTGCGGGGACGACGGGGAAGAAGCAAGTCGGCCATGGGAATGGGGTGAAGCCGACGCCACAGACGAAGAAGGTGCCGGCGCTGGTGGTGTTCGGCGACTCGATCGTGGACCcgggcaacaacaacgacatccacACCATCATCAAGGCCAACTTCCCGCCCTACGGCCACGACTTCGGCGCCGACCACCGCCCCACCGGCCGCTTCTGCAACGGCAGGATCCCCACCGACTTCATCGCCTCCAAGCTCGGCCTCAAATACCTTCTCCCGGCCTACCTGCAGCAGTCCCCCAACCTCACCGCCCACGACCTGCTCACCGGCGTCAGCTTCGCGTCCGGCGGCACCGGCTACGACCCGCTCACGGCGCAGCTCGCCTCCGTCATCTCCATGACGGACCAGCTCCGCATGTTCCACGACTACAAGGCCAAGGTCCgggccctcgccggcgacgccgccCTCTCGGAGATCCTCTCAAAGGGGGTCTTCGCGGTGTGCGCCGGCAGCGACGACGTGGCCAACACCTACTTCACCATGCGGGCGCGCAGCTCCTACTCGCACGCCGACTACGCGTCCCTCATCGTCTCCCACGCGTCCGCCTTCCTCAACGGCTTGCTCGCCGCGGGGGCCAGGCGCGTGGCCATCATCTCCATGCCGCCCATCGGGTGCGTGCCGTCGCAGCGCACGCTGTCCGGCGGCATGGCGCGGGGCTGCTCCTCGGGACACAACGAGATCGCCGAGATGATTAACGCCGGCATGGGCACCGCCGTGGAGTCTCTCAAGGCCAGGCACCCAGGGGCGAAGGTGGTGCTCATGGACATCTACGGGTTCCTGATGGACATGATGCTCCGCCCGCAGGGGTACGGCTTCAAGGAGTCCACGCTGGGGTGCTGCGGCACCGGCATGATGGAGGTCTCCGTGCTCTGCAACGGCGTCACGTCGGCGGTGTGCGGCCACGTCGCCGACTATCTGTTCTGGGACAGCTACCACCCCACGGAGAAGGCGTACGGGATCCTCGTCGACTTCGTCTACGATAACTACCTCAAGGAGCTCATCGACTAG
- the LOC123406309 gene encoding amino acid transporter AVT1C-like, whose product MKSLLGEERSFIIESDDDDDEEDPIHKDGAGGSSSDSSSCASPRGGSGGGGGDSQPNSYTNQWPQSYRQSIDILSSVQSPSLGFLGTPTLSRLSNSFLNSSFLNNSFRGKTPEVISNLVKPLIRPTTSDEQQQQQQHHEDIRKSSQYLLPSRKPSLQQIPEDQKPLVVGHEVSPYQQCSYTQGAMNGINVLCGVGILSTPYAIKQGGWIGLVILIVFALLAWYTGVLLRRCLDSKEGLQTYPDIGHAAFGTTGRIAISIILYVELYACCIEYLILESDNLSKLFPNVHLNIWGLAINSHVFFAILTTLVVMPTTWLRDLTCLSYISAGGVVASILVVICLCWIGVVDHVGFENKGTALNLPGIPIAIGLYGYCYSGHGVFPNIYSSLKNRNQFPSILFTCIGFSTILFTAAAVMGYKMFGESTESQFTLNLPENLVVSKIAVWATVANPITKYALTITPLAMSLEELLPRSQQKYSNIIILRSALVVSTLIIALSVPFFALVMALIGSLFAMLVTYILPCACFLAILKAKATWYQTATCSFIIAVGVTCACVGTYSSLSGIVQNYST is encoded by the exons ATGAAGAGCCTGCTGGGGGAGGAGCGGAGCTTCATCATCgagagcgacgacgacgacgacgaggaggaccccATCCACAAGGACGGCGCCGGCGGCTCCTCGTCGGACTCGTCGTCGTGCGCCAGCCCgcgcggagggagcggcggcggcggcggcgacagccAGCCCAACTCCTACACAAACCAATGGCCGCAGAGTTACAG GCAATCGATCGACATTTTGAGCAGCGTGCAGTCGCCGAGCCTGGGTTTTCTGGGGACCCCGACGCTCAGCAGGCTGTCCAACTCCTTCCTCAACAGCTCCTTCCTCAACAACTCGTTCCGAGGCAAAACCCCTGAGGTCATCTCCAACCTCGTCAAGCCGCTTATACGGCCGACAACAAGTGacgagcaacagcaacaacaacagcatcatgaagatatcaggAAGAGCTCGCAGTACCTTCTACCGTCGAGGAAGCCGTCGCTGCAGCAGATTCCCGAGGATCAGAAGCCCCTGGTGGTTGGTCATGAGGTTTCTCCCTACCAGCAATGCTCTTACACCCAGGGAGCCATGAACG GCATAAATGTTCTTTGTGGTGTCGGAATCCTTTCAACGCCTTACGCCATCAAGCAAGGCGGGTGGATCGGACTGGTGATACTGATTGTATTTGCTCTGCTCGCATGGTACACCGGTGTGCTGCTGCGCCGTTGCCTGGACAGCAAGGAGGGCCTTCAGACATACCCAGATATCGGTCATGCCGCCTTTGGCACCACCGGTCGCATAGCCATCTCG ATAATCCTGTATGTGGAACTGTAT GCCTGCTGCATCGAGTATTTGATACTGGAAAGCGACAATTTATCGAAGTTGTTCCCCAACGTACACCTGAACATTTGGGGCTTGGCAATAAACTCGCATGTATTCTTCGCAATCTTGACGACTCTTGTGGTCATGCCGACCACTTGGCTCCGTGACCTTACCTGCCTGAGCTATATTTCAG CTGGAGGTGTTGTGGCATCAATCCTTGTAGTCATCTGCTTGTGCTGGATTGGGGTTGTCGACCATGTCGGCTTTGAGAACAAAGGGACTGCGCTAAACCTCCCGGGGATTCCTATCGCAATTGGGCTGTACGGTTACTGCTACTCGGGCCATGGGGTGTTCCCAAACATCTACTCTTCTCTGAAGAATCGCAACCAGTTTCCCTCCATTCTTTTCACTTG CATTGGATTCTCCACCATTTTGTTTACTGCCGCCGCTGTGATGGGATACAAAATGTTTGGTGAATCCACTGAGTCTCAGTTCACGCTCAACTTACCGGAGAATCTGGTGGTTTCCAAGATTGCCGTCTGGGCTACG GTGGCAAATCCAATAACCAA ATATGCATTGACAATAACCCCACTGGCCATGAGTCTGGAAGAGTTGCTGCCGCGAAGTCAGCAGAAGTACTCCAACATAATCATTCTTAGATCAGCCCTGGTGGTGTCAACGCTCATCATTGCTCTGTCAGTTCCCTTCTTTG CACTTGTGATGGCTCTGATTGGTTCTCTATTCGCGATGCTTGTG ACCTACATTCTACCTTGTGCCTGCTTTCTGGCCATCCTTAAGGCAAAAGCGACTTGGTATCAG ACTGCAACATGCTCATTCATCATCGCCGTAGGGGTGACCTGCGCCTGCGTGGGGACATACTCATCACTCTCTGGGATTGTCCAGAACTACTCCACCTGA
- the LOC123406310 gene encoding translation initiation factor IF3-1, mitochondrial: MALRRAIGSLAVRSQASYCLRRAAATPPPPPPPYLCRPVTVPRRSFAAPPQHVKKVFKDADDDAGHRLNNDITAPFLRLVTDGGHDVVPRHEALQMAARMGLDLVEVDRKSNPPVCKIMDFHKEKYNKDVQQKQRLKTKSAIALRGGDIKEVRFKAKTEIKDMKVKADAITRLMERGYKVKCMAMPAGNEAEDLGGPLSRLLGLIQDVCTVESGPHLDSKHAYVIVRHVKFATKKGGKKASQAIEDASKGTPHAATSESSATSADSGDETNEHGLEAEDPHESSAQKEGKDREFRGNNRGNLDKSMGAAGNRIRPGPGGPQSSQPGLGSRSGNSQQEQTNNQGIVPEQTNRYASRKQQTGGDNQVRPPQQDPRRGEHEGRYQRPPLEQPSPSPPRFNQGRPPQQDPRRNENEDRYRFKDNQRPPLQQPGPPPPRFNQGSRPPPQDPRGNERGTRVPPYNSQQPQFQQSNPNAEPSAGNPASTAARSVGVFSSRKPATASEPKKTVDGKPADTTGPAKSFGIFSKPKKGL; encoded by the exons ATGGCTCTCCGCCGCGCCATCGGATCCCTCGCCGTCCGCTCCCAGGCATCATACTgcctccgccgcgccgccgccacgcctcctccgccaccgcctccgtaCCTCTGCCGCCCGGTCACCGTCCCCCGCCGCTCCTTCGCCGCTCCGCCGCAGCAC GTCAAGAAGGTGTTCAAGGACGCCGACGACGACGCCGGGCACCGGCTCAACAACGACATCACCGCCCCCTTCCTCCGGCTCGTCACCGACGGAG GGCATGATGTTGTCCCCCGGCACGAGGCGCTGCAGATGGCCGCCAGGATGGGGTTGGACCTGGTCGAG GTCGACCGGAAATCGAACCCTCCGGTTTGCAAGATCATGGACTTCCACAAGGAGAAGTATAACAAGGATGTCCAGCAGAAACAGCGCCTGAAAAccaag TCTGCTATTGCTTTGCGTGGTGGTGATATCAAAGAAGTGCGGTTTAAGGCGAAAACT GAAATTAAAGACATGAAGGTGAAAGCAGATGCAATTACCAGGCTGATGGAGCGTGGATACAAGGTGAAG TGCATGGCGATGCCCGCAGGTAACGAAGCAGAAGATTTAGGCGGACCGCTATCTCGGTTATTAGGACTG ATACAAGATGTCTGCACTGTGGAAAGCGGTCCGCATTTGGACTCGAAGCATGCATATGTTATTGTCAGGCACGTGAAGTTTGCAACCAAGAAAGGTGGAAAGAAAGCAAGCCAGGCCATAGAAGACGCAAGCAAAGGCACCCCCCACGCCGCTACCTCCGAATCGTCAGCCACTAGCGCTGATAGCGGGGATGAGACAAACGAACATGGTCTGGAAGCTGAGGATCCCCATGAATCTTCAGCGCAAAAGGAAGGGAAAGATAGAGAGTTTAGAGGCAACAACCGCGGTAACTTGGACAAGAGCATGGGTGCTGCAGGAAACAGGATTCGCCCTGGTCCGGGGGGACCCCAATCATCGCAACCTGGACTTGGTTCCAGGAGTGGAAATTCTCAGCAAGAGCAGACTAATAATCAAGGCATTGTACCCGAGCAAACCAACAGGTATGCCAGCCGTAAGCAGCAGACCGGAGGTGACAACCAAGTTAGACCACCGCAGCAGGACCCGAGAAGAGGTGAACATGAAGGCCGCTATCAAAGGCCTCCTTTGGAACAGCCTAGTCCGTCGCCGCCAAGGTTCAACCAAGGAAGACCCCCACAGCAAGACCCGAGAAGAAACGAGAACGAAGACAGGTACCGGTTCAAGGACAACCAAAGGCCACCTCTGCAACAGCCTGGCCCGCCGCCCCCAAGGTTCAACCAAGGCAGCAGACCCCCACCGCAGGACCCGAGGGGAAACGAGAGAGGAACCCGTGTCCCACCGTATAACAGCCAGCAGCCCCAGTTCCAGCAATCGAATCCGAATGCCGAGCCATCAGCAGGGAACCCTGCCTCGACAGCAGCCAGGAGTGTGGGCGTATTCAGCAGCCGGAAGCCAGCCACGGCATCGGAGCCGAAGAAGACGGTGGACGGTAAGCCTGCCGATACGACCGGACCGGCGAAAAGCTTTGGAATATTCAGTAAGCCTAAAAAGGGATTGTGA
- the LOC123406313 gene encoding uncharacterized protein LOC123406313: MEGSATMTVREVLYMYSIAREAYERFMSVGGNPEQAQNAVALLVWLDQGTISAIHHVPGLDAGAVAIVAEEANAVLECLRYPVPVLPPIPLISTLCMQGGVYIEPGFFAFHQDLVVRGVAHFLDGAGKLLFNDRLNVLLRRSETGLVGNLPELMAPYCPLPVAVPEDCRSMFITFSKDMHLHREEIFDYFREKWGDCVVRVLMEKTTRGNMPMYGRIIFKTEAIVKLVLNGERLVRISIDHREMWLRKYIPRVTNA; this comes from the exons ATGGAGGGGTCGGCCACCATGACCGTGCGGGAGGTGCTGTACATGTACAGCATCGCGCGGGAGGCGTACGAGCGGTTCATGTCCGTGGGCGGCAACCCGGAGCAGGCCCAGAACGCGGTGGCGCTGCTGGTTTGGCTAGACCAGGGCACCATCTCCGCCATCCACCATGTCCCCGGCCTTGATGCTGGCGCCGTGGCCATCGTCGCCGAGGAGGCCAACGCCGTCCTCGAGTGCCTGCGCTACCCGGTGCCCGTGCTCCCGCCCATCCCGCTCATCTCCACGCTCTGCATGCAGGGCGGCGTCTACATCGAGCCCGGCTTCTTTGCCTTTCACCAGGACCTAGTGGTCCGTGGGGTTGCCCACTTCCTCGACGGCGCCGGCAAGTTGCTCTTCAATGACCGCTTGAATGTATTGCTCAGGAGGTCTGAGACTGGACTGGTTGGGAACCTGCCGGAGCTCATGGCGCCCtactgcccccttccggtggccgTGCCGGAGGACTGCCGCTCCATGTTCATCACCTTCTCCAAGGACATGCACCTCCATCGCGAAGAGATCTTTGACTACTTCAGGGA GAAATGGGGTGATTGCGTCGTGAGGGTGCTCATGGAGAAGACGACACGAGGCAACATGCCCATGTACGGCCGGATCATCTTCAAGACAGAGGCGATCGTGAAGCTGGTGCTCAATGGTGAGAGGCTCGTCAGGATCTCCATCGACCACCGCGAGATGTGGCTGCGCAAATACATTCCCAGGGTAACCAACGCCTGA